A portion of the Gammaproteobacteria bacterium genome contains these proteins:
- a CDS encoding 4Fe-4S dicluster domain-containing protein, with translation MSGGIQRRDFLRVVGASGAGATMFGCSTENVEKLIPYVVPPEEITPGVATWYASVCGECPAGCGIWVRTREGRAVKIEGNPEHPVSGGALCARGHSALQGLYNPDRLTGPMVRDGDGFAPVSWEDAEAQLVERLGAAGGNALLVTGSDGGALGHLFDRFAEVTGGTRVEYEALSEAPLRAAARIAFGRDVVPAYDFEAARFLLSFGADFLETWLSPTAYGRGFARTSAIDPMGSKGRFVFVAPRLSLTGQNADEWFPIRAGSEASVALAMAAVIAGDGADAGPYADLLAGFDLDAAANAAGLSTEEIADLARRFVAEGPGLALGPGVSGQHRGATGANLAVLVLNHVAGNIGRSVHLASPDQAAASPSYASLESAMSSMRAGQVAVALVHSANPAYSLPPAAGFAEAFGAVPFKVSFASALDETAHLADLVLPDTHPLESWGDSHPRPGVHALRQPVMRPVPLFDARATGDVLLSAATALGQDLGAGDFQEYVRARWQEMGLAGDDDFDGFWREALRRGVVLSETDGEEAAAELLAPDPAVGFDVPSLDGDDDGLALVVYPSSRFGDGRQANRSWMQELPDPVSKITWHSWLELHPATAERHELREGDVVRVSSPHGQVELPVWPYAGVREDVAAIAMGGGHTGYGRFADGNGVNPMALLPAESEEPSGGMVHLATRVAVEATGEWRKLASIHGSGHTQEDRNIAPAVALADVGQAEEEHDEHALYELQEVGGFVPVPADGEPGDFPLPGARHGEYDPETTPRWAMAIDLDKCTGCSACVTACQAENNVPVVGEQELLMGRDIQWMRIENYFETVDASHAGPVDVRFTPMLCQHCGNAPCEPVCPVFAAYHTPDGLNAQVYNRCVGTRYCANNCPYKVRVFNWYEYSDVPEPLNWQYNPDVTVRGEGVMEKCTFCVQRIRDVENRAVLEGRAVPDGEVVTACQQSCPAEAIVFGNIRDPNSRVAQVTASERSYRVLDDLINTQPAVTYQRKVTFHEPAAAGH, from the coding sequence TGCAGGGCCTTTACAACCCCGATCGTCTCACGGGCCCGATGGTGCGCGACGGGGACGGCTTCGCGCCCGTCAGTTGGGAGGACGCCGAGGCGCAGCTCGTCGAGCGGCTGGGCGCGGCGGGCGGGAACGCGCTGCTCGTCACCGGGAGCGACGGAGGAGCGCTCGGCCACCTCTTCGATCGCTTCGCGGAGGTGACCGGCGGTACGCGCGTGGAGTACGAGGCGCTGTCGGAAGCCCCGCTGCGCGCGGCTGCGCGCATCGCCTTCGGACGCGATGTGGTTCCCGCCTACGACTTCGAAGCGGCCCGCTTCCTGCTTTCCTTCGGCGCCGATTTTCTCGAGACCTGGCTGTCGCCGACGGCTTACGGGCGGGGCTTCGCCCGCACCAGCGCCATCGACCCGATGGGCTCCAAGGGACGCTTCGTCTTCGTGGCGCCCCGGCTCTCGCTCACGGGCCAGAACGCCGATGAGTGGTTCCCCATCCGTGCGGGATCGGAGGCTTCCGTCGCGCTCGCCATGGCCGCGGTGATCGCGGGCGACGGGGCCGACGCGGGCCCGTACGCGGATCTGCTGGCCGGTTTCGACCTGGACGCGGCGGCGAATGCCGCGGGGCTCTCGACCGAGGAGATCGCCGATCTCGCTCGGCGCTTCGTGGCCGAAGGGCCCGGGCTGGCGCTGGGTCCCGGCGTGAGCGGACAGCACCGGGGCGCCACCGGCGCCAACCTGGCGGTGCTGGTGCTCAACCACGTCGCGGGCAACATCGGCCGCTCCGTGCACCTGGCCAGTCCGGACCAGGCGGCCGCGTCCCCGTCGTACGCGTCGCTCGAGTCGGCCATGAGCTCGATGCGGGCGGGGCAGGTCGCGGTCGCGCTGGTTCACAGCGCCAACCCGGCCTATTCGCTGCCGCCCGCCGCAGGCTTCGCGGAGGCGTTCGGGGCCGTGCCGTTCAAGGTGTCCTTCGCGTCGGCACTCGACGAGACGGCACACCTCGCCGATCTGGTGCTGCCCGACACCCATCCGCTCGAGTCGTGGGGAGACTCGCACCCCCGCCCGGGCGTGCACGCGCTGCGGCAACCGGTCATGAGGCCGGTTCCGCTGTTCGATGCCCGCGCCACCGGAGACGTGCTGCTCTCGGCGGCGACCGCCCTCGGCCAGGACCTGGGCGCCGGCGACTTCCAGGAGTATGTGCGCGCCCGCTGGCAGGAGATGGGGCTCGCGGGAGACGACGACTTCGACGGCTTCTGGCGCGAGGCCCTGCGCAGGGGCGTGGTCTTGTCGGAGACCGACGGGGAAGAGGCCGCCGCTGAGCTGCTCGCACCGGATCCCGCGGTCGGGTTCGACGTGCCCTCCCTGGACGGCGACGACGACGGACTGGCGCTGGTCGTGTACCCGTCGTCCCGCTTCGGGGACGGACGCCAGGCCAACCGCTCGTGGATGCAGGAGCTCCCCGACCCGGTGAGCAAGATCACCTGGCATTCGTGGCTGGAGCTGCACCCCGCCACGGCCGAGCGACACGAGCTCCGCGAAGGCGATGTCGTGCGCGTGAGTTCGCCGCACGGCCAGGTGGAACTGCCAGTATGGCCCTACGCGGGGGTGCGCGAGGACGTCGCCGCGATCGCCATGGGCGGCGGACACACTGGCTACGGGCGCTTCGCCGATGGCAACGGCGTGAACCCGATGGCACTGCTCCCGGCCGAGTCCGAGGAGCCCTCCGGGGGGATGGTCCATCTCGCCACCCGGGTTGCGGTCGAAGCGACCGGGGAGTGGCGCAAGCTCGCGAGCATCCACGGTTCGGGACATACCCAGGAAGACCGCAACATCGCGCCCGCGGTCGCGCTCGCCGACGTCGGCCAAGCCGAGGAGGAGCACGACGAGCACGCGCTCTACGAGCTGCAGGAAGTCGGGGGATTCGTCCCCGTTCCCGCGGATGGGGAGCCCGGCGATTTCCCGCTCCCGGGAGCCCGTCACGGCGAATACGACCCGGAGACCACCCCGCGCTGGGCGATGGCCATCGACCTGGACAAGTGCACCGGATGCAGCGCCTGCGTCACTGCCTGCCAGGCCGAGAACAACGTCCCCGTGGTCGGTGAGCAGGAGCTTCTCATGGGCCGCGACATCCAGTGGATGCGCATCGAGAACTACTTCGAGACGGTTGACGCGTCGCACGCGGGCCCGGTGGACGTGCGCTTCACGCCCATGCTCTGCCAGCACTGCGGCAACGCTCCCTGTGAGCCGGTGTGCCCGGTGTTCGCGGCCTACCACACGCCCGACGGACTGAACGCGCAGGTCTACAACCGCTGCGTCGGTACCCGCTACTGCGCCAACAACTGCCCCTACAAGGTCCGCGTCTTCAACTGGTACGAGTATTCGGACGTGCCCGAGCCCCTGAACTGGCAGTACAACCCGGACGTCACCGTGCGGGGCGAGGGGGTCATGGAGAAATGCACCTTCTGCGTCCAGCGGATCCGCGACGTGGAGAACCGGGCGGTGCTGGAGGGACGCGCCGTCCCCGACGGGGAAGTCGTGACGGCGTGCCAGCAGAGCTGTCCGGCCGAGGCCATCGTTTTCGGCAACATCCGGGATCCCAACTCGCGCGTGGCCCAGGTCACCGCGAGCGAGCGCTCGTACCGGGTGCTCGACGACCTGATCAACACGCAGCCGGCGGTCACCTACCAGCGGAAGGTGACATTCCACGAACCGGCGGCGGCGGGACACTAG
- the nrfD gene encoding polysulfide reductase NrfD: MATATEAPRGAVAHPDVGSYQQVNEDVLKILGRPGRGWWILFGLASLGLAVFAGSWANQIINGIGLSGLNSPIGWGAYITTFVFWVGIAHSGTLISAILFLFRAPWRQSVYRLAEAMTVFAVMTAGLFPLIHVGRVWHAYWLIPYPNSRFLWPNFKSPLVWDVFAVTTYFTVSAVFFYLGTIPDLAAARDQARGLRKKFYSVVSLGWRGTDSEWHHFGKAYIFLAALATPLVLSVHSVVSWDFAMGIVPGWHATIFAPYFVAGAIFSGVAMVITLAVPMRKFFGLEAYLTNKHFDALAKLCLLTSLIVLYAYLTEFFMAWYSGEPPERGVFWNRLFGPYWWATWTMLVCNGMVPILLWFKRVRRSIAALFVISIFVNIGMWFERFVIIVTSLSHEYEPFAWGMYRPSITEMGIVLGSFGWFCFWFLLFTRLLPPVAIAELKEVLPAPLRSRARKEAAR, from the coding sequence ATGGCGACAGCGACGGAAGCACCCCGCGGCGCGGTAGCCCACCCGGATGTCGGGTCCTACCAGCAGGTCAACGAAGACGTCCTCAAGATTCTGGGGCGTCCCGGGCGCGGCTGGTGGATCCTGTTCGGGCTGGCTTCGCTGGGGCTGGCCGTGTTCGCGGGCTCGTGGGCGAACCAGATCATCAACGGGATCGGCCTCTCGGGGCTGAACTCGCCGATCGGGTGGGGCGCCTACATCACCACGTTCGTCTTCTGGGTCGGCATCGCCCACTCGGGCACCCTCATCTCCGCCATCCTCTTCCTCTTCCGCGCGCCCTGGCGGCAGTCCGTCTACCGGCTCGCCGAGGCGATGACGGTGTTCGCGGTCATGACCGCCGGCCTGTTCCCGCTGATTCACGTAGGCCGCGTATGGCACGCGTACTGGCTCATCCCCTATCCCAACTCGCGCTTCCTCTGGCCCAACTTCAAGTCGCCCCTGGTGTGGGACGTCTTCGCGGTCACGACCTACTTCACCGTGTCCGCCGTCTTCTTCTACCTGGGGACCATCCCGGATCTGGCCGCGGCGCGCGACCAGGCCCGCGGGCTGCGCAAGAAGTTCTACAGCGTCGTGTCGCTGGGATGGCGCGGAACCGACAGCGAGTGGCACCACTTCGGCAAGGCCTACATCTTCCTCGCCGCGCTGGCCACCCCGCTGGTGCTGTCGGTGCACTCGGTGGTGTCGTGGGACTTCGCCATGGGCATCGTGCCCGGCTGGCACGCCACCATCTTCGCGCCCTACTTCGTCGCGGGCGCCATCTTCTCGGGCGTCGCCATGGTGATTACCCTGGCCGTGCCGATGAGGAAGTTTTTCGGGCTGGAGGCCTACCTCACCAACAAGCACTTCGACGCGCTGGCCAAGCTGTGCCTGCTGACCTCGCTGATCGTGCTGTACGCCTACCTGACCGAGTTCTTCATGGCCTGGTACTCCGGCGAGCCTCCCGAGCGCGGCGTGTTCTGGAACCGTTTGTTCGGCCCCTACTGGTGGGCGACGTGGACCATGCTGGTCTGTAACGGCATGGTGCCCATTCTGCTGTGGTTCAAAAGGGTGCGGCGCTCCATCGCGGCCTTGTTCGTGATCTCGATCTTCGTCAACATCGGCATGTGGTTCGAGCGCTTCGTGATCATCGTGACTTCGCTGTCGCACGAGTACGAGCCGTTCGCCTGGGGAATGTACCGCCCCTCGATCACCGAAATGGGCATCGTGCTGGGCAGCTTCGGGTGGTTCTGCTTCTGGTTCCTGCTCTTCACCCGGCTGTTGCCGCCGGTGGCCATCGCGGAACTGAAGGAAGTGCTCCCGGCCCCGCTCCGTTCCCGCGCCCGCAAGGAGGCCGCCCGATGA
- a CDS encoding DUF3341 domain-containing protein, with protein MSAQAGLLASFDYLDGAVDAVKALRKSGFSKIIAYSPLPEHHLEEALGYDQSPVRVFALVGGLTGAATGFAFTTWTSMDWPLVTGGKPIVSIPAYFIIAFELAVLFGALATVIGVFINAKLPRLRPPVVYDPGFSGGRFGIHVSAPADRIEEARRILTGSGPAELTEEPAPSHG; from the coding sequence ATGAGCGCGCAAGCCGGTCTTCTGGCTTCGTTCGACTACCTCGACGGGGCGGTGGACGCCGTCAAGGCGCTGCGCAAGTCGGGATTCAGCAAGATCATCGCCTATTCCCCGCTTCCCGAGCATCATCTGGAGGAAGCGCTGGGGTACGACCAGAGTCCGGTGCGCGTGTTCGCGCTGGTGGGAGGGCTGACCGGCGCCGCGACCGGGTTCGCGTTCACCACCTGGACGTCGATGGACTGGCCGCTGGTAACGGGCGGCAAGCCCATCGTGTCGATCCCGGCGTACTTCATCATCGCATTCGAGCTGGCGGTGCTGTTCGGTGCGCTCGCCACGGTCATCGGCGTCTTCATCAACGCGAAGCTCCCCCGGCTGCGCCCGCCCGTGGTCTACGATCCCGGGTTCAGCGGCGGACGCTTCGGAATCCACGTGAGCGCGCCCGCCGACCGCATCGAGGAAGCCCGCCGGATCCTCACTGGCAGCGGCCCGGCCGAACTCACCGAAGAACCCGCCCCGTCCCATGGCTGA
- a CDS encoding cytochrome c yields MADRPRSRTPVRFVAAALLAGLVSACSPFDDLMVQIFGRSMRDQRSFDPYENTLLPPEGSVPFSAGNFSAGPGQVSLGQPDPAAEMPPFFTATEVLTQAPVVMEMANPVEATAESLARGERLYNRFCAPCHSVDGVGANAAIAPLHPMVPLFNLSSAATAIRPDGYMYGVIRVGRGLMPAYGHQIPHYDRWHIVNHIRQLQAQAGNPPPGE; encoded by the coding sequence ATGGCTGACCGACCTCGCTCGCGCACCCCCGTCCGCTTCGTCGCGGCCGCCCTGCTGGCCGGGCTCGTGAGCGCGTGCTCGCCCTTCGACGACCTCATGGTGCAGATCTTCGGGCGCAGCATGCGCGACCAGCGCTCGTTCGACCCCTACGAGAACACGCTGCTGCCGCCGGAGGGCTCGGTTCCCTTCTCGGCCGGCAACTTCTCCGCCGGTCCGGGCCAGGTATCACTGGGGCAGCCGGATCCGGCGGCCGAGATGCCGCCGTTCTTCACGGCGACGGAAGTCCTTACGCAGGCTCCGGTGGTGATGGAGATGGCGAACCCGGTGGAGGCCACGGCTGAATCGCTCGCGCGCGGCGAGAGGCTCTACAACCGCTTCTGCGCTCCGTGCCACAGCGTGGACGGGGTGGGCGCGAACGCCGCCATCGCCCCGCTGCATCCCATGGTTCCCCTGTTCAACCTGTCGAGCGCGGCCACCGCGATCCGTCCCGATGGGTACATGTACGGCGTCATTCGCGTCGGGCGGGGACTGATGCCCGCCTACGGACACCAGATTCCGCACTACGACCGCTGGCACATCGTCAATCACATTCGCCAGCTGCAGGCGCAGGCGGGCAACCCGCCCCCGGGGGAGTAG
- a CDS encoding 6-bladed beta-propeller has translation MVAAASCATGERDVGTSVVYDSAGVTIIENPEPDRPLDVQVTPIADLIPPDSALTVVPWGVTTDEATGRIYVADRPNDRVVVFDASGMYAGTLGRSGEGPGEFRNPWAVSMDPSGPLVVWDNGRRLLSRWSSGGELLEELRPDLDFRGPEFAVGTDWLATVTATGAGMATRRQLVLHTEGNTTTLHETTADMAMMEMRGGSFPAEELFAPMHVWSNRGDSIFFLNGPYYRLDMSVGGSLELSIRRPLNPIEVTREMAVTNIEEGPGAYGDLMRRNGLEAEDIVAAIGYEERISPVLSVTAAPGGRLWVTRTLDGFTPHAVDAFDASGSYEGTFDAPGMPVAFVSDSTFVAIRVEEFGETILSLQRARRSEGSF, from the coding sequence GTGGTGGCCGCAGCGTCGTGCGCAACCGGGGAGCGTGACGTCGGCACATCGGTCGTCTACGACTCCGCCGGCGTGACCATCATCGAGAATCCGGAGCCCGACCGACCGCTGGATGTCCAAGTCACGCCGATAGCCGATCTCATACCTCCCGACAGCGCGCTCACGGTGGTGCCCTGGGGTGTCACGACCGATGAGGCGACCGGGCGGATCTACGTCGCGGATCGACCGAATGACCGGGTCGTCGTGTTCGACGCCTCAGGAATGTATGCGGGCACCCTGGGACGGTCGGGGGAGGGGCCCGGGGAGTTTCGCAATCCCTGGGCAGTGTCCATGGATCCCTCGGGACCGCTCGTTGTGTGGGACAACGGTCGTCGCCTCCTCAGTCGCTGGTCGAGCGGAGGGGAGCTCCTGGAGGAGCTGCGTCCGGATCTGGACTTCCGGGGTCCGGAGTTCGCGGTGGGAACCGACTGGCTCGCGACCGTGACGGCCACGGGGGCGGGAATGGCGACCAGGCGCCAATTGGTCCTCCACACGGAAGGCAACACCACGACGTTGCACGAAACAACGGCGGACATGGCCATGATGGAGATGCGCGGCGGGTCCTTTCCGGCCGAAGAGCTGTTCGCTCCCATGCACGTCTGGTCGAACCGGGGAGACTCCATCTTCTTCCTCAACGGGCCGTACTATCGTCTCGACATGAGCGTCGGCGGCTCGCTGGAGCTGAGTATCAGGCGGCCCCTGAATCCCATTGAGGTGACACGGGAGATGGCCGTCACGAACATCGAGGAAGGTCCTGGGGCGTATGGCGACCTGATGCGCCGGAATGGCCTGGAGGCGGAGGACATCGTAGCCGCAATCGGATACGAGGAACGGATCTCGCCCGTCCTGAGCGTGACCGCTGCCCCAGGAGGACGACTTTGGGTCACCCGCACGCTTGACGGGTTCACTCCCCACGCCGTCGACGCCTTCGACGCTTCCGGAAGCTACGAGGGCACGTTCGACGCGCCCGGGATGCCGGTTGCGTTCGTGTCCGATTCCACCTTCGTGGCGATTCGGGTGGAGGAGTTCGGAGAGACGATCCTGTCACTCCAGCGGGCACGCAGGAGCGAAGGGAGCTTCTGA
- the hisN gene encoding histidinol-phosphatase yields the protein MNAAHPTPIELADLARTAEELARAAGKVALGYFGARIEVETKADDTPVTIADREAESLLRAEIRRRYPDHGIVGEEHGEVLPGAAVRWILDPIDGTKSFVHGVPLWGVLIGVEVEGEPVAGVVHLPALGETVTAAKGLGCRWNGEPCSVSSENRLDRSLVLTTDESVFHGHAGEAGWRALAAAARITRSWGDCYGHVLVATGRAQVMVDPVLAAWDAAPLLTILTEAGGCFTDVSGEPTIHGGSGVSSNPALHPQVLHILAGDP from the coding sequence ATGAACGCTGCCCATCCAACCCCGATCGAACTCGCTGACCTGGCGCGCACGGCCGAAGAGCTCGCGCGCGCCGCCGGGAAGGTCGCCCTGGGGTATTTCGGCGCCCGGATCGAGGTTGAAACCAAGGCGGACGACACCCCGGTGACCATCGCGGACCGGGAAGCCGAGAGCCTGCTGCGCGCGGAGATCCGGCGACGCTACCCGGATCACGGCATCGTCGGCGAAGAGCATGGCGAAGTGCTTCCCGGAGCTGCCGTGCGCTGGATCCTGGACCCGATCGACGGGACCAAGTCGTTCGTCCATGGAGTGCCGCTGTGGGGCGTGCTGATCGGCGTCGAGGTGGAGGGCGAGCCCGTGGCAGGGGTTGTCCACCTGCCTGCGCTCGGGGAGACGGTCACGGCCGCCAAGGGCCTTGGGTGCCGCTGGAACGGCGAGCCGTGCTCGGTTTCAAGCGAGAATCGGCTGGACCGGAGCCTGGTGCTCACCACAGACGAGAGCGTCTTTCACGGCCATGCCGGCGAAGCCGGCTGGAGAGCCCTCGCCGCCGCCGCCCGCATCACGCGCAGCTGGGGCGACTGCTACGGCCACGTCCTGGTGGCCACCGGCCGCGCTCAGGTCATGGTCGATCCGGTGCTCGCCGCCTGGGACGCCGCACCCCTGCTGACGATCCTCACCGAAGCGGGCGGGTGTTTCACGGACGTTTCGGGCGAGCCCACGATCCACGGTGGTTCGGGGGTCTCCAGCAATCCCGCGCTCCACCCGCAGGTGCTACACATCCTGGCTGGGGACCCGTAG
- a CDS encoding GGDEF domain-containing protein, whose product MRCLLDAGYVRELELRLRRIQRSAAANRRLALTDRLTGLPNRRHLELHLDRVLVPGALRPLSLVLFDVDDFKRFNDRHGYLEGDRVLTAVATVLSKASANGSRQSESRESMCGSPFAARLGGDEFVVIFGHMSAGRVRSAADRLARAVARHPLLSPHGVTVSFGLAALYHWQDALAVADRDLRRRRAATRPLPADRGFRYLWAQVLGVHGLPRPPRSADSPPRPALRHERCPSNPDRTR is encoded by the coding sequence ATGCGCTGCCTTCTCGACGCAGGCTACGTGCGCGAGTTGGAGTTGAGGCTGCGCCGGATCCAACGGAGTGCAGCCGCGAATCGACGTCTGGCTCTAACCGACCGGCTGACCGGGCTTCCCAATCGCCGCCATCTGGAACTCCATCTGGATCGCGTCCTGGTCCCCGGTGCCCTGCGTCCCCTCTCTCTGGTTCTCTTCGACGTGGACGACTTCAAGCGCTTCAACGACCGGCATGGCTACCTGGAGGGCGACCGGGTGCTCACCGCCGTGGCCACCGTGCTTTCGAAGGCCTCGGCGAACGGCTCGAGGCAATCGGAATCGCGCGAGTCCATGTGTGGTTCGCCATTTGCGGCGCGGCTGGGCGGCGACGAGTTCGTCGTAATCTTCGGGCACATGAGCGCCGGCCGGGTTCGCTCGGCCGCTGACCGCCTGGCCCGGGCGGTCGCGCGGCATCCGTTGCTCTCGCCACATGGCGTCACGGTGAGCTTCGGTCTCGCCGCCCTGTATCACTGGCAGGACGCCCTGGCGGTCGCGGACCGGGATCTCCGCCGCCGTCGCGCGGCCACCCGACCGCTCCCCGCGGACCGGGGCTTTCGGTACCTTTGGGCGCAAGTGCTCGGCGTGCACGGGCTTCCCCGCCCGCCGCGGAGCGCCGACTCCCCGCCGCGCCCCGCTCTCCGCCATGAACGCTGCCCATCCAACCCCGATCGAACTCGCTGA
- a CDS encoding TrmJ/YjtD family RNA methyltransferase: protein MQGDVPAEASPLSNVVVVLHEPQNLVNIAGTVRAMMNMGLDRLRLVRPAEFDAWRITGIAHRSDHLVERAEIHDTLADALADTTFVLGTTARARTAHRNYGRPRDLAAQVVERASRGTVAVLFGREDRGLSNQALDLCNRVAIVPTLPEYKSLNLAQAVLILAYEIFLAAHDAAELPRGRRATDPANSAELEETYAVLERGLDRIAFFTRRAPEGVMRTLRTIIARAEPDTQEAGILRAVGYEIRRYAERAEGLAAGRDGAESAAEAESTGAAEAPTAEPSEQTG from the coding sequence ATGCAGGGAGATGTGCCGGCGGAGGCCTCTCCGCTCTCCAACGTGGTGGTCGTGCTGCACGAGCCGCAGAACCTGGTCAACATCGCGGGCACGGTGCGGGCGATGATGAACATGGGGCTCGACCGGCTGCGCCTGGTTCGTCCCGCCGAGTTCGACGCCTGGCGCATCACCGGGATCGCCCACCGCAGCGACCACCTGGTCGAGCGCGCCGAGATCCACGACACCCTGGCCGACGCGCTGGCCGACACCACCTTCGTGCTCGGCACCACGGCGCGCGCCCGCACCGCCCACCGCAACTACGGGCGGCCGCGCGACCTGGCGGCCCAGGTGGTCGAGCGGGCCTCCCGGGGCACCGTGGCGGTGCTCTTCGGGCGCGAGGACCGCGGGCTCTCCAACCAGGCGCTCGACCTGTGCAACCGGGTTGCCATCGTCCCCACCCTCCCCGAGTACAAGAGCCTCAACCTGGCCCAGGCCGTGCTGATCCTGGCCTACGAGATCTTCCTGGCGGCGCACGACGCGGCGGAGCTGCCCCGGGGGCGGCGCGCGACCGATCCCGCCAACAGCGCCGAACTGGAGGAGACCTACGCGGTCCTCGAGCGCGGCCTCGACCGCATCGCCTTCTTCACGCGGCGCGCACCCGAGGGGGTGATGCGCACGCTGCGCACGATCATCGCGCGCGCCGAGCCGGACACCCAGGAAGCGGGGATCCTGCGGGCCGTCGGGTATGAGATCAGGCGCTACGCCGAGCGCGCGGAAGGGTTGGCGGCCGGGCGCGACGGGGCCGAATCCGCCGCCGAGGCCGAGTCCACTGGAGCGGCCGAGGCGCCCACCGCGGAACCGTCGGAGCAGACCGGCTGA
- a CDS encoding twin-arginine translocase TatA/TatE family subunit, whose product MFGPDLVFVALPLILGFNEILLLLGLLVLFFGGRKIPEFARGVGTGIKNFKRGLKEGQADELPQLPEAPEEEVAPES is encoded by the coding sequence ATGTTCGGTCCAGACCTGGTCTTTGTGGCGCTGCCCCTGATCCTGGGATTCAACGAGATTCTTCTGTTGCTGGGCCTGCTGGTCCTCTTCTTCGGAGGCCGCAAGATTCCCGAGTTCGCCCGCGGCGTGGGCACGGGCATCAAGAACTTCAAGCGCGGCCTGAAGGAGGGCCAGGCGGATGAGCTGCCTCAGCTTCCCGAGGCGCCCGAGGAAGAAGTAGCTCCCGAGTCCTGA
- a CDS encoding acyl-CoA dehydrogenase, with product MQAGFPDGMRSPLTSLGEEERFFQQAVRDFARSEIAPRVSAMDAKEAMDPTLIRKLFELGLMGVEIPERFGGAGSSFFAAVLVVEELSAVDPAVAVLVDVQNTLVINALLRYGTVEQQARHLPRLASDTVGAYALSEAGSGSDAFALRCTAMRAGGDWILNGQKLWITNGAEAGLYIVFANVDPDSGYRGITAFLVDRNTPGLSVGRREQKLGIRASSTTEVVLDGCRVPGGNLLGEVGLGYRIAIATLNEGRIGIGAQMVGLAQGALDHTLRYTRQREQFGRSVSEFQGVQFQLAQMATDVEAARLLVYNAARLRDGGFPYIRQAAMAKLFASQAAQRVASECVDLHGGYGFTSDYPVAKFYRDAKIGTIYEGTTNMQLQTIAKLLLREAGV from the coding sequence ATGCAGGCAGGCTTCCCGGACGGAATGCGCAGCCCGCTGACATCCCTAGGCGAGGAGGAGCGTTTCTTTCAGCAGGCTGTGCGGGACTTCGCGCGGAGCGAGATCGCACCCAGGGTATCCGCCATGGATGCGAAGGAGGCCATGGATCCGACGCTGATCCGCAAGCTGTTCGAGCTTGGCCTCATGGGCGTGGAGATTCCCGAACGCTTCGGGGGAGCGGGCAGCTCGTTCTTCGCGGCGGTGCTCGTCGTGGAGGAGCTCTCCGCCGTGGACCCAGCAGTGGCCGTGCTGGTGGACGTGCAGAACACCCTCGTCATCAACGCGCTCCTCCGCTACGGAACCGTGGAGCAGCAGGCCCGCCATCTGCCGCGCCTGGCCTCCGACACGGTCGGCGCCTATGCGCTCTCGGAGGCGGGGAGCGGGTCCGATGCCTTCGCCCTTCGATGCACCGCCATGCGCGCGGGCGGCGACTGGATTCTGAACGGCCAGAAGCTCTGGATCACCAACGGCGCCGAAGCCGGGCTCTACATCGTCTTCGCCAACGTCGATCCGGATTCGGGCTACCGCGGCATCACCGCGTTTCTGGTGGACAGGAACACCCCGGGTCTGTCCGTCGGCAGGAGGGAGCAGAAGCTGGGCATTCGGGCGTCGTCGACGACCGAGGTGGTGCTGGACGGTTGCCGGGTTCCCGGCGGGAATCTGCTGGGCGAGGTCGGCCTCGGGTACAGGATCGCGATCGCCACCCTCAACGAGGGGCGCATCGGCATCGGAGCCCAGATGGTGGGTCTGGCGCAGGGCGCCCTCGACCACACGCTCCGCTACACCCGGCAGCGGGAGCAGTTCGGCCGCTCCGTCTCCGAGTTTCAGGGGGTTCAGTTTCAACTCGCGCAGATGGCCACCGACGTGGAAGCGGCGCGCCTGCTGGTGTACAATGCGGCCCGCCTGCGCGACGGCGGTTTCCCCTACATCCGCCAGGCGGCGATGGCCAAGCTGTTCGCATCGCAGGCGGCCCAGAGGGTGGCGTCGGAGTGCGTGGATCTGCACGGTGGGTACGGCTTCACCAGCGACTACCCGGTGGCGAAGTTCTATCGCGACGCCAAGATCGGAACCATTTACGAAGGGACGACCAACATGCAGCTTCAGACCATCGCGAAGCTGCTGCTGCGAGAGGCGGGGGTCTGA
- the gcvH gene encoding glycine cleavage system protein GcvH encodes MSDIPEHLYYTEEHEYVGETDAESVYVVGITDYAQGELGDIVYVELPRVGTHFDRMEVFGVIEAVKAVSDLYCPIAGEVVEINEAIDLDPALVNGDPYGDGWMIKLRAEDDDALEGLMSPEDYESHIDG; translated from the coding sequence ATGTCCGACATCCCCGAGCATCTCTACTACACCGAGGAGCACGAGTATGTGGGGGAAACCGACGCGGAGAGCGTGTACGTCGTCGGTATCACCGACTACGCGCAGGGGGAGCTGGGCGACATCGTGTACGTGGAACTGCCCAGGGTCGGCACGCACTTCGACCGCATGGAGGTGTTCGGCGTCATCGAGGCGGTGAAGGCGGTCAGCGACCTCTACTGCCCGATCGCGGGCGAGGTCGTTGAGATCAACGAGGCCATCGACCTCGATCCGGCCCTGGTCAACGGCGATCCCTACGGGGACGGCTGGATGATCAAGCTGCGCGCGGAGGACGACGACGCGCTCGAGGGCCTGATGAGCCCCGAGGACTACGAGTCCCACATCGACGGGTGA